The Sinorhizobium fredii USDA 257 region AGTCCGGCCTGCCATTGGTGACCGTCGGCGGGGAGGGCATTCCCCAGGTGAGATTGACCAGTTCGCGTTCGCCGTCGGCGCTGTTGCGGACGACCGGCCCTAGCTTGTCCGGAAACACCTCGGTCGTCGGATTGGCACGGTTGGTCATGTCCCGATGCGGCCGCGCCGCGTGCCATAGCTCGTCAAATTGAACTTCGATGCGGTACCGATTGCACATCCACCCACTCCGAGTCGCGGTCGATCCTGCCGAGCCGCCAGCCATTGTTGCCCTTGTTTCCGCAGCGCCCACAACGGAGCATCTGCCGCAGCTCGTCAAGAGTTCGCTCGCTGCCGAACCGGCGGGCGATCTCCCATCGGTTCATCCAGTTCTTGTAGTCGCACGCGGCGCAGCGCGCGCCGAGGATCTGTTCTTCCTGGAGATCGGCAAGACGCAGATGGCCTATGCCGCTTACCGGGTCGAACGCATGTATTTCAGGAACAAGGTCAATGCTGCGGCTGTGCCTCATGGCGCGACTTCCATTCCGGCCTATGTACGAAACAGAACCATTTCGGCTCGGTCCTGCCGCGCGCAAAGCCAAAGCTGCCCCATTCCTTGCAGCCGGAGTGCTCGCAGTAGTGAACATATGGACCAGCCTCGTAATGCGGCGTCGCCCCTTGTTCGTCGTTCACCAGACGATCTCCTCTGGTTGCTCCCCAATTCTCGAGGTTTCGAGCAGCAGTTGGTTGTTCTTGTTTTGTTCTTACGCTATCTCATCGCCATGGTCGAGACAATTGGCGAAGCTTCAGGGTCAAGAAGGGTGACCGTCGTATTCATGTCGCCGTCAACCGGTGACAGGAGGCCGGGGCGGCATAGTGCGGGCTGAGCGCAGATCCGGGACGACGCTTCGCAACTCGGATTAGTCAGAACAATGATCGGTTCGATATTAGATCACTTGATCGGATATCGGATCATTTGATCTGGTCTGTCTGGAGAAAGACGCCGCGAGATTGGAAACGCGGAATACAATGCTCGCGTAACCCCTCCCCATACGGCGCATCACTGATGGTCACCGGTTCACCCGTTAGCGACGACCGATGTCACGTGGTCCGGTAAGGACTCGAAACGGGGATCTAGACCTGCACACCGGTCGCAGCAGTATCTGAAGCGCTGCTGCTTGACCTCATTGCTGAAAACCCAGTTTAAGATCGCCCGTCCAGGTCCTTGGCGCGCAAGTACTTTCGGCCCCTCGAAATACTCGACGAGTCCCTTACGGAAGCAGTTCTTCGAGCCAAGCAGGGCGGTGAGGTCGTCTATCTGAGAGAACCGCTGCAGCAGCATCGCCCGCGCAGTGATCTCATCCAGGCCCGAACCGCTTGCGGTCTTTTCGGCCATAAACCGAAGGAGTCCAACATCGCGGCCGGCGCGGCGTCCGGTTTCGATGAACGTAACGGCGACAGACTGCCTGCCGTCGCGACCAGCTCGGCCGAATTCCTGTAAATAGTCCTCTACCGAAGCGGGCTGCTGCCAATGGATCACCAGACGAACGTCTGGAACATCCAATCCCATGCCGAAGGCGTTCGTGCAGATGATGTGGTTGACGACCGGACGGCTCTCTCCTTGAAACCGCTTGAGCAGTTCCTGTCGCTCCCACTCGGTTCCGAGTTTCGAATGATAGAAGGGAATCTCGAGGCCATTGTTTCGGAGGTCGTTCTGCAGTTCCTGCCCAACGCGTGCCGTCGGTACGAAGATCATCGCCTTGCGGTCCGCGAACATAAAGAGCCGCAGCAGCTTGGCGATCTCCAGGTGACGAGCTCCCGGCGGCGCGCTCCATCTGATCAGCGCAATGTTGGGACGGTCGACGCCGCGGACGAACACTGTCGCGTCCTCTATGCCGAGGGACGAAAGGATTCGCTTCTGCATAGCCTGTCCCGCAGTGGCGGTGAAGGCAAGTACCGGTGGCGAACCAAGGCTGGTGCGGACCTCTTTCAGCCGCCCATATTCGGGCCGGAAGTCACGGCCCCATTGATCGACGCAGTGGGCTTCGTCGACGACAAGGTATTCGGGGCGGCTGCGCAAGAGTGCGTCGCGTTCTCGCTGTCGTTTGACGAAGAAGCGCTCGGGAGCAACGTAGAGGAACTTCACCGCGTTCCTGCCAATCAAGGAATAGCGGATCTCCTTTTCCTCAGAACCGAGTGCGCTGTTGATAAAGGTAGCCGGTATCTTCTTTCGCAGGAGCCCGGAGACCTGGTCGCTCATAAGGGTCTTTAGAGGACTGACGATAATTGTAATCCCACGGCGAAGCAGGGCAGGGAGCTGGAAGCAAAGCGACTTCCCTGATCCTGTGGGACTGACGACCAGGATCGATTTCCCCGATAGCGCCGCAAGCACTATCGGGAGCTGCCCTCCGCGAAAATGGAACGTGCCGAACAACCGAAGGACAGGGCCGAAGTTTATCTCGGCCTCGAGTGCGCGTGCTTCGCTGTCCAGCCAGCGGGCTAGACGCATCGCCCATCGTTCGATCACCCGGCGTGCCAGGCCCCCGGCGAGGTTCGGGTGATGCGCCGCGTGGCAGCCATCGCAGAGGGTAACAAGGTTCGAGAGTTCGTCGGAGCCTCCCATCGATCTCGGAAGAAGATGATGGATGTCGGAGTCGCGCGAACTCAGCTTCGTTGAGCACGAAACGCACTGGTAGCCGTCTCTCTCAAGAACCAAACGGCGCGTCTCTTCCCACTTACCCACCAGGCCGAACTCGTCACGCGGTTACCATTGCTGCCGCGAAGATGCCTGAAACCCGCTGACAAAAGGTAACTGCGACCGGGATTTGCCGCCCAGGGGGTGAAGATGTTGCTCTGATAACCTTCCCAGCACCCCCTCTCGAAGGATTCATCGTCGTCCAGCACCAGCCGGACGTTGCCCGACGCCTGGATACTGCGCTCTCCCACGCGAGGGCGACCGTCCTCCTCGCGCGATCCGCCGCGGAAACTATCGAGGTCATGAAGCGCTATCAGGCCCATCTGGTAGTGATGGACACCCCCATTACGCTGAACAGGTGCTCAACGAACAGGTGGCGTTCGCGGCCTTCCACAACCAGGAGAGCGCGAGCATCTGCAACAGCGAGAAACTGCCGGCACGCGGACTGATTGCACTCGCACGGTGGGTGGACATCGCGCGGCCCGTAGCGGATGTCGTAGATGAGGCCGTGGCGTTCAGGGCAAGGACGAAGGCGTAGCGCTTCACTTCCATTTCGCGGCCCACTCGCGGATTTCGGCTTTTGCTTTCTCGGGCTACTCCTTGACGGGGGGGCTGACCTTGATCTTCTGTCCCGAGGGCTTCCAAGCCAGGTAGATCTTCTTGTTCTGCATGTCGGCGATGACCAGACCTTCCTGATCCAGGCACATGTGGCGGGAGCAGGTCAGTCCAACGAAGTAGTCGCCTTTGAACTCGCCGGAGCCGACGCCCATCAGGATGTCGTTGACGAGCTCCCGATCAGGTCCGGCCATGCTGGCTATCTCGTTCCCGATCTCGACGTAGTCCAGCAGTTCGCTCGGATGTGATGCCGTGCGCTCCCGCAGTTGAGCCCAGCCTTTCGAGCTGTCCGCCACAAACTTGTCGCCCTGGACTGCCTTGAGGCCGTCCGACGCCGTCCAGATCCATTTCTCGCCCGCCTTGTTCGGCGTCGGGGCAGTGGAGAGGGTGAGGGATTCTGCAGACCTATCGACGCGGACGCCGAAGCATGTGTCGAGCGGGCCGTCGAGACGAGGGTTGCCCTGTTCCGCAGCTTTCGTGATGGAGACATGATGACCGAACATGGTCATGTCAACTTCGGCTGCCGCAACTGCGGTCGTCAACAGGCTGCCGATGGACGACACCAGCAAGATTTTTCGGATCATCCGCGCTCTCCTCCAGACCACCCGCTCGCAGTTATCCAGCCACGGTTCACTCTTTGCAAGTGTAAGGAGCCGACACGAGCGACGGACAGTTTTGACGGTGAAAGCCCCAGTCTAAAATTTCCTCCCGAGGCGCCTTGACGCCCAAGTCTTCGTTCTTTATTTGTTCTCACCATGATCAGGACCCGTCGACAACCGCAACAACGCTGACCGTACCGCCGCAATCGCGGCGCGCCTAGGTAGTTGCTGTGGAGACAGACGATGAATCCTTCAGATGCAAGTGGCCGACCGGCCTCCGATGCCGCGCACGCCATTCATGAGCGTTTCCGCCCGTTCGGGACAGTACGGTGCTCGAATCCCTCATACTTTCGATCTCAACTCGCGCGAGACTTGGGCTGCCTGTTGGACGTCGATGATAAAGTCGTCGCCTGGTGCTGCCGGCCATACGGGCTGGATGACGTCCTTCTGGACATCGGATGGAAGGGACCGCCTCCAGATTTCTTGGCAACCTACGCGGACGGCCGTGACGTTTATCTTCACGCGGTTGAGGACGAGGGCGATCCCGAGGTCACGGAAGCGGCCGCATGCCGACGTATCTGGCATCGGTTCGTAACGGCCTCGGACATTCGATCCGGCCACCGCCTTCAGAACGCCAAGGACCTCCTTCGCTACTCGGGCTATCGGACGCCTCTCGGTGACAGGATACGCCTTCTTGCGGCGCTCGAACAAGAAGGCTCTGCGACCGTTGCCGAGTGCCTGTCGGTCTTCCGGGAGGTCAATCCGATGGCCGGCCTGTCCTCCCTTATCCTCCATAGATTTGTCACCGTCGATCTCGACGCGGAGCTGCTCGCTCCGCACACCGAGGTCCGAATTTTCAGGAAGTAGTCGCCATGCCCAGACGTTCCGATACGGAAAATGCTTCGTCCAATCTTGCCCGTGTTGCATGCACGCTGGCTCTCCGCAAATCCCTTCGGCAGCATGCGCCGGTGTTTCGCGGAGAGCCGTTCACGCTTGCTTTGCTGATTCCGGAAGAGACCCGGAAGGACTTCGAGCGCGCCTTCTACGACTTGAAGAAGGCGGAAACGGTGCTAGCCAATGTCGATCTCGGTCTGGCAACGACCAGCATGAGAGGGAGGCACGACTACACCGATATCAAGGCATCTCTTCGGGCCAACCGGCGGGTTGTGATCTTCCTTGAGAAGGAAGATGGAATCCCCGCCTATGTTGTCGCGGCCGCGGACACGGTCAAGCCCGTCCACCCGATCGACGCCGCCGTACTTGCCGATGCCGTCAAAACAGTACACGACGTCGTGCTTGACTCCGTCGTCGCCGAGCGAATGCTAGCCTTTCCTCTTGAGGATGTCCTTGCGGCCCTTCGCCCAGGAAGAAGCCACTCCGACACCCTGAGGCGGCTTGAGGTGGCGAAACAGAGCACGCTCGACCGAAAGATTCCGCCTGTTGAGCAGCTTGCCGGGTACGGTGCCGCAGGGGAGTGGGCTCGTGTCATTGTCTCGGAACTGGCTGACTGGAGGGATGGCAAACTTCCGTGGGAGGACCTAGACTCCGGCGCTCTTTTGAGCGGTCCACCGGGCGTTGGTAAAACACTTTTCGCACGGGCGCTGGCGAGAAGCTGCGACTGCTCTTTTGTCGCCTCGTCAATTGCTCAGTGGCAGTCAGCCGGTCATCTGGGCGAGATGCTGAAGGCAATGCGAGCGACGTTCAAGCTCGCTGCCGAGAGAGCGCCGACGATACTGCTGTTGGACGAGTTCGACAGCGTCGGCGACAGAGCCAAGTTTAGCGGGGACAATGCCCAGTATTGCACCGAGGTTGTCGCCGCGCTGCTTGAATGTCTTGACGGCGCGTATCGTAGAGAAGGAGTCGTCGTCGTTGGCGCCTGCAACCACCCCGCCCGCATCGACGCGGCATTGCTCAGGCCGGGCCGGCTCGGCAGGAATTTTCCATTATCCCTACCGGACATCGGCGCTCGCAAGGGGATACTGGCCACACATCTTGGAGCTGCCCTAAGCACGAACGACTTCGATCGCGTCGTCGCAGCGACCGAGGGCTTCTCCGGAGCCGAACTCGCCCAGCTCGCCAAAGACGCGCGCCGCCGGGCCAGAACACGAGCGGGGGAGGTTACGGTTGACGACGTCCTGGCGTCGCTGCCCCCTGTGAAGCCCATCGAGGGCGTGCTGCGCGACCGCATATGCGTCCACGAGGCTGGACACGTGGCAGCGGGGCTCGCCCTTGACGTCGGCAGGCTCGCCGGGGCGGTCGTCATGGATGGATTCCGCAGTGGCGTCGGGTTAGGCGGCGCCGCCTACTTCGAACGCGAGGACCGCCTTCCGACGAGCGAGTTCTACATGAACAACCTCGTGACCCAGCTTGCCGGGATGGCCGCCGAGTTCGTGTTCTTCGGCGACCATCTTGATGGATCGGGGGGGCCGGGCAGCGACCTGCAGCGGGCTGCCGACCTCGCCACGACCATGGTGGCCCAGCTTGGCATGGGCGGCATCACGAACTTCCTTTCGGCCGGCAGCTTCGAGGAGCTCGATAGGATTCGCCGGACGGTTCGGAGCGTCAATCAGCGGGTCGAGGGGATGCTCGCGGAGCAGTACGAGAGAGCGAAGGAGATCGCGATCAGGAACTCGCCCTTTATCTGCGAGCTTGCGGCGATTCTCAACAAGGAGGGTTGCGTTGACGGCATCAGGGCGACGACGCTTTTCCGGGCGCAGGGGAAGTCCGATGCCGCATGATTGGAAATCGGAGTTGGTTCGCCTCCGACCATTGCCGCCCGAGAAAGCCATCGGTTACATCCGAGGGATCCTCGCAAACGCGTCCGGTGGGCCTGCCACGGTGAAGGAGGCGCGAGCGAAACTCTTCCTGATTTCCCTCGCGGCTCTCCGCGGGGAACCTACGCTGATCGAGATCGATGCCCAGGTAGTCGTCGTAATGTCGGCGGTCGACCTAGCGGAAATCATCTGCATCCCTAGCATTCCAACGTTCGACAAGGGAACACGCCGCCCCCGGCGCATCGTGGGCAATCGATAGAAGATCGAGAGAGTTCGTCGCGTGAGTCGAGCCGGATCCTACGCCGAAGACCCGCCGCAAGATCAGAAACCGATAGACACCATGCCCGGTACCGTCGCCCCAATCGATATGTCCGATCACAGGAACGTTTGTCTCCAATTCGCGGACCACTCTGCGGAACGTTGGTGGGCCATTCTCGTGAATGGGGCTGGAGGCAAAGCGTGCCTATCACGATGAAGCAGGAGACACTATATTATATGGAAGTCCGATTCGGGTGGGCACCGGAAGCTCGGACGTCCCTCGGCTGAGGTCTGGTTCGCGCAAGGGAAACGGACTTTGGTTCTGGCTGCCTCGTCCTGGAAGCTGCATGAATGGCTGATCGGTTTACTGCCCTTTCTGAGCGAGCCCTGCGTTGAATGCCTGCGGGGCAGGAGCACCTCACCTGCTGCTTTTCGCTCCGGCGGCCGGCTTTACCCATCCACAAAGTGCCTCCACATCGCGCTTCACCCAAGCGGAGGGAGTACATTTTCAATTTGCCGAGTAGTTCGGAAGGCGCTGGCGGTGTGATAAGCGGTAAACCAACATGCCGACCAGCATTGCCGCAACGAAGAGAGCGGCCTCCCATCGCCCCGTCGACAATGCAGCGATAGCGGGGCCGGGGCAGAACCCCACCAGTCCCCAGCCGAGTCCGAACAGGGCCGCGCCAGTCACCAGTTTCCAATCGATCGATCTATTCGTCGGCACATAGAAGCGGCTGTCGAGCAAGGGAGCCGAGCCGCGGCTGCGGATGATGTTGGCCACGGCAGAAGGGATCAGCGCGCCACCCATGACAAAGGCCAGCGACGGGTCCCAGCTACCCGCGACATCGAGGAACGCCAGCACACGTCCGGGATTGATCATGTCGGAGATTACCAGACCCGCCCCGAAGATGAGCCCGCACACAATCGCTGCCAACATGCGGGCCCTCATGGCTGGACTCCAACGAGATGGCGGGTGACGAAGACCGTCGCGCCCGCAACGGCTATGAAGATTGCTGTGGCGGCAAGCGAACGCGGCGAAAGCCGCGCAAGCCCGCAAACGCCGTGGCCGCTCGTGCAGCCCGATCCGAGCCGGGTGCCATAGCCAACGATGAGTCCGGCGGCAATCAGCAGTGCTGGCGAAGACGTGAGCGTGATGTCGGGGTGGCGGACGAGCGTGGCCGTCAGCCAAGCGCCTGCGATGATGCCGGCGAGGAAACCCAGTCCCAACTTGCTGTCGCCGTCATGGGTCAAGCCGGCTGCGGCGGCCGCGAGGCCGGAAATCCCGGCTATCCTTCCGTTCAGCAGAAGGTAGAGGCCTGCCGACAGGCCGATCAGGAGGCCGCCTGCCAGGGGCCAGAGATAGTTTATTTCAGTCATTGCGCTCACACTACGTTCTCCGGTCGGACGTCGTTCTCCTCGGCCGGAGCAGAATCAACTAAGGTCGTTTCGCCTTGATGTACGCGACGAGATCGGCAATCTCGGAACGTGTCAGCGACAGATTGGGCATGCGGGAGTGGTGAGGAGCAGCCAAGAAATCCGAAAGTTTCGCCTCGTCAAACTGCTCCGATTTACGAATTTGAGCGAATGTCGGGACCGTATCAGAGCCGCGCATTTGTCCAGGTGTGACGACGTGACATTCGCTGCACCAGCGTTGGGCGATGCCGCGGCCGCGGAGTCGATCGGCCGCGGCGCTCTCGCCGACGACCATCGAAAGGAGAGCAACGGTGACAGCGCT contains the following coding sequences:
- a CDS encoding AAA family ATPase gives rise to the protein MPRRSDTENASSNLARVACTLALRKSLRQHAPVFRGEPFTLALLIPEETRKDFERAFYDLKKAETVLANVDLGLATTSMRGRHDYTDIKASLRANRRVVIFLEKEDGIPAYVVAAADTVKPVHPIDAAVLADAVKTVHDVVLDSVVAERMLAFPLEDVLAALRPGRSHSDTLRRLEVAKQSTLDRKIPPVEQLAGYGAAGEWARVIVSELADWRDGKLPWEDLDSGALLSGPPGVGKTLFARALARSCDCSFVASSIAQWQSAGHLGEMLKAMRATFKLAAERAPTILLLDEFDSVGDRAKFSGDNAQYCTEVVAALLECLDGAYRREGVVVVGACNHPARIDAALLRPGRLGRNFPLSLPDIGARKGILATHLGAALSTNDFDRVVAATEGFSGAELAQLAKDARRRARTRAGEVTVDDVLASLPPVKPIEGVLRDRICVHEAGHVAAGLALDVGRLAGAVVMDGFRSGVGLGGAAYFEREDRLPTSEFYMNNLVTQLAGMAAEFVFFGDHLDGSGGPGSDLQRAADLATTMVAQLGMGGITNFLSAGSFEELDRIRRTVRSVNQRVEGMLAEQYERAKEIAIRNSPFICELAAILNKEGCVDGIRATTLFRAQGKSDAA
- a CDS encoding c-type cytochrome, with amino-acid sequence MKRISGFQSAVTVALLSMVVGESAAADRLRGRGIAQRWCSECHVVTPGQMRGSDTVPTFAQIRKSEQFDEAKLSDFLAAPHHSRMPNLSLTRSEIADLVAYIKAKRP
- a CDS encoding RecQ family ATP-dependent DNA helicase, with amino-acid sequence MGKWEETRRLVLERDGYQCVSCSTKLSSRDSDIHHLLPRSMGGSDELSNLVTLCDGCHAAHHPNLAGGLARRVIERWAMRLARWLDSEARALEAEINFGPVLRLFGTFHFRGGQLPIVLAALSGKSILVVSPTGSGKSLCFQLPALLRRGITIIVSPLKTLMSDQVSGLLRKKIPATFINSALGSEEKEIRYSLIGRNAVKFLYVAPERFFVKRQRERDALLRSRPEYLVVDEAHCVDQWGRDFRPEYGRLKEVRTSLGSPPVLAFTATAGQAMQKRILSSLGIEDATVFVRGVDRPNIALIRWSAPPGARHLEIAKLLRLFMFADRKAMIFVPTARVGQELQNDLRNNGLEIPFYHSKLGTEWERQELLKRFQGESRPVVNHIICTNAFGMGLDVPDVRLVIHWQQPASVEDYLQEFGRAGRDGRQSVAVTFIETGRRAGRDVGLLRFMAEKTASGSGLDEITARAMLLQRFSQIDDLTALLGSKNCFRKGLVEYFEGPKVLARQGPGRAILNWVFSNEVKQQRFRYCCDRCAGLDPRFESLPDHVTSVVANG
- a CDS encoding DUF6691 family protein, which gives rise to MRARMLAAIVCGLIFGAGLVISDMINPGRVLAFLDVAGSWDPSLAFVMGGALIPSAVANIIRSRGSAPLLDSRFYVPTNRSIDWKLVTGAALFGLGWGLVGFCPGPAIAALSTGRWEAALFVAAMLVGMLVYRLSHRQRLPNYSAN
- a CDS encoding YeeE/YedE family protein, with the protein product MTEINYLWPLAGGLLIGLSAGLYLLLNGRIAGISGLAAAAAGLTHDGDSKLGLGFLAGIIAGAWLTATLVRHPDITLTSSPALLIAAGLIVGYGTRLGSGCTSGHGVCGLARLSPRSLAATAIFIAVAGATVFVTRHLVGVQP